Sequence from the Trueperaceae bacterium genome:
TGCGTCACACGACACTTCCCGGGCGTGCCAATGAAGCTGGACGTCAAGAACGAAGCTCGGGTCCACCTCTGGTACGAGCAAGCGTTTGGCTACTCGATTGCCCCTTACGCCTCGGCAGAACAGGCGATTTCGACCTTCCCGACCACCGCTACTGCCGTCGCAATCCGGAAGAGCGGGGACGAGTACGAGGTCTTTGCACCATTCGGCATCGACGATCTCACGAACCTTGTTGTTAGAGCAAACAAGCGACAGATCACGCGCAAGATTTACGAGAACAAGATCAGCAGGTGGCGTGAAATCTGGCCGCGACTGAAAATCCTGGACTGGGACGAGGCATAGCCATGACACGCCCTCGGGAGGCCATTTCACGCGGAGTCAAGAAGGTGGCGAGGCTGGAGCACCCTTCTGATGCCAGCCTTGCCCCCTACCCCACGTGCAGGTCATCATTGTCAGCCACGGTGTGCTAAGACGGCTGTTCGAGTTCACCCTCTGCTTGCCGCCAGGTAAGGGCCAGAACCTCGTGCGCAGGGCACTTACCTTTGGCTTCATCGACTTGCGGATGCGTTATTCGTCCGGCTTCGCGCACCCCTGCCCTCCGGCGGAATTTCTCGGCCAAACCTCCACTGTCGCGCCCTATCCTCAGAAGGCCCGCGATTTAACATAGGTTTTAGTAACTATAAAGCGGGAGCGACGAGCACCGCGGGAGTGTATGGTACCTGCGGATGGCTCGTTATGTTGCGGCAGTGGACGATTCCGGGGGAATTGAACCGCTAGTTAGGTGGGACGGAACATATATCCCGGGGGATCACCCTCTCACGCTGCTTGCCGGCATTTTCGTCCACGAAGCTGAACTCCCGGAATTCAACTCAGCATGGAAGCAACTGCAGGCGGATATCCAAGTCGCCTTAGGGTGCCCGGATCCCCCACCAATCCACATGCGAATCATGTGGGGACGGAATCTCAAGAAGAATTATAGGAACCGTCCGAACCCCTACGTGGGAGCGGACTTCGAGCAAATCAAGGAGTGGGTCCGCCGGGCGTTCGAAATTATCCTGGCGGCCGCAGAGAAGCCGAAAAGAGTAGCAGTTGTCGGAGCAGGACGAATCAGAAGGCTCGAATCACAGCGGCTCGCGGAGTTCTTCCGTCACCCCGTCCACATGGCCGAGATGGAGTTCCTGAGACAAGCCAGCCGTGGTCGGCATAAGAAGATGTACGCCGGATTTCACAAGAGGCTGACGAGCCCACTTCTGCCAATGCTTTTCGAGGTGATAAGCACTCTTGAAATGCACATGCGAACCGTCAAGCAGGCCTCCCTCGAACTCCTAATTGACCCGTTTGGCGATTCACACGGAGTCGACGCCCAGAGAGTTGTAAGTGCGATGTCAGAGGTTATGGAGCTCGAGAGACTGTCCTCGATTCAACGTGTCGGGAATACAGATGAAGTCCCTTTGTGTCAGGCCGCCGACCTTATCGGTTTTTCGAACTTCCGCGG
This genomic interval carries:
- a CDS encoding nucleotidyltransferase family protein — its product is MHRDLVNQVLQNPFVAEVVDAIPELTLANCFVAAGCIAQTVWNLSHGRDPAADIKDIDLVYFDPDLSESKEQADRQCVTRHFPGVPMKLDVKNEARVHLWYEQAFGYSIAPYASAEQAISTFPTTATAVAIRKSGDEYEVFAPFGIDDLTNLVVRANKRQITRKIYENKISRWREIWPRLKILDWDEA